Below is a window of bacterium DNA.
GTTGGATCTGCACATCCTGCCGTGACAGGGGTGTCCTGCAGGCCCTGAAGCCAGGATGGCGGAAGGGCCGGAAGGGCAAGCGAGGCGGGCACAGGAAGTGCCCGACGAGCGTCCCCTGTCACGGCAGGATGTGCAGATCCAAGTCGCAACACTGCATGGGCAGGGACAATGTCCCGGCCAGAGCCTACGGGGTGATCGCGGGGGCGAAACCGGGGATGAGGTCGGCTTGGTACTGGCCGCTGTCGAGCAGGGCGATGCCGATGAAGATCATCACGCAGAGCAGGGCGCTCACCAGCACGACGGCGTAGAACTTCTTGTCCCACAGCAGGTGCATGAAGACCAGGGCCACCAGGGTGCCCTTGACCACGGCGATCCCCAGGGCCACCCAGATGTTCAGGGCGCCCAGGTCGACGTAGGTCACGGCGTAGGTCAGGACCGTCAGGAACATCA
It encodes the following:
- a CDS encoding cytochrome C oxidase subunit IV family protein, translated to MSKHQEGPSYAHVVPVRTLLGVFGALMFLTVLTYAVTYVDLGALNIWVALGIAVVKGTLVALVFMHLLWDKKFYAVVLVSALLCVMIFIGIALLDSGQYQADLIPGFAPAITP